Below is a window of Humulus lupulus chromosome 9, drHumLupu1.1, whole genome shotgun sequence DNA.
TTTGATTTCTATCTTTTGCATGGTTGTTGAAGTAAGTACATCTGTGATGCTGAAAGTTTTCTTAATGTTTTCTAGGATGACATTGTTCTTAATTCTTTGTGCAGGCATGCACTTAGACTCTGATCTAGTGATGTTAAGCTTGAAGGAAATTGGAAAACTCAAGGTGAAATATTTTCATACAAGTATGCTTCATTTATAATCATGAAAttcttttatgtatatggtttatctaCTCTCAGCATTGGAAGAAATGACCTACTGAGTTTGCTCTTACTTTTgatcccatctttattttctttgaGACTCAAGTTTTTGGCTCAAGAATTTACACTTAGTTTGGATCAAATTCAAGGTGTTGAGCTTTCTATTTCATCTCTATTCAATTAAGAAATTGAGTGACTTCATATTATTTTCCTTTGCTACCTACATATATTTAAGTTAGCCCTTTCATTGAGCTAATTTTAATCAGAAAGTAAGTCAATAAAGAAAATTTTGCTATTATTTGTTCTAAAGTGCATTTTAGTTTTTATATGTGTTAAAAGAACcatagttttgattgtgttttctaAAGTACTAAAGTACCATTAACTTGATTTAAAATGTATGTTAAAgtgatatttgatttatttttaatcattatgTAACAAATTTTCATTACATGACTGGTTATGTTTTATTATTTGACataattttatgttttcttgcatattggttatttatattttctgttctataatatgtttgtttttttttttgctagaacttttataaataaaccttatattttcacattatgGTTGTGTCGAGATCCTTTAAGTGGGTTACAATTTGTTGGTTTTCCTTAAAGATTATTTCTTTGGTTTGTGTTGTtgcttttgtttttaataatttattttgctGCAGCTGATGAAGGTAAGTCATTTCCCCTTTAGTTCAggtttatataattttttgtgttggaattgtttctaattaagagaatacaaagagaaaaattAGAGATGTTTTAAGTGTAAGAATATGGTGCTTAATACTTAATGTTTGTGATTTGAGAATATGGATTTAGATTACCTTTTCTTTAGTCCTTTCGTTGGCTTTTGTGTATGAAATTTGGATTTTACAGATTTGATTTATGCATAttctataatatgattttatcagacttttattcatgtgaaaatatataatattgattGTATGGGTTTTGATCATAAATAATGAGATTTTTGTTTGGTGCTGTCATATTGCTTATATATGTCTCTATCtctatatttttattctctttgtaATATAGTTAAAACTTTTTTGGTAGGCTGCCTCCAAGAGAAGAGGCAAAATACTTGGTGTGCAAGCAATCTCTCACGAGAGACTCTTACTTTTGTTTGCAttttgcaagaggtatgccttttacctttgttttaatattatgcaaatgttagaggagtttgaatatcttaaatattcatccatagtggagtaggttctgagattattgttgtgtgctgtggtgataacggaaggttgagaacttgtgtgtcttagtgaagtaggatctgagaaatttgtgtgctgtggcgagataaggaagaaaacatgcATGCGTTTTTGAATTAGTTGAATTGATATTGGCAGATGGTTAGATGCTAGTCTAGGGGAAAATGGTGTTTGCTTTTATATAGACTTATCTAGTATAactattttataattgaattgtgtttgcttggttTGTTTGATGATTGGTACATTAATTAGATTGTTAAAAACATATACTTGTAAATGGTGTAATAATCTTTTTGTATAGTTTTTGAGGTCCTTTTCAATTGTATTGCAAGCATCTCTGCCCGAGTTGCTTCTCTTTTTAGGGTCCTTTTCCTTCTTAAAGAAACCGAAATATCATTTTGTGTTGGCACTATAACAAAATCGGGTTTTAGAGATGAATTTTTTTCTCGCTAAAGCTTTCTAAATCCTTGTTATATCGAATAGCGATAATGAAATTGTCATTAAACTTCCTCGCTAATACTTTGTCTCTATTGCTGAACTATAGAGAGGACATTTAAAATCCTCGCTATTGCTCAGTAATAGAGAGGAAATTTTAATCACTATTTCATAGAATATTAGGTTGAGAAAAGTAGCAAGAAGGGTTTATGATTAGAGAAAAGGCTTTATCCTCGATTAAAATATAACTTTGATAAAAGAATATACACTTTTTTTATGTGACGACTTCTTGTACAAACAAACTATCTCCTATCTTCATGATGAGGCACACTTAATTTAATTTGACTTTCCTAAGTATATTGCTGATCATAATCTATGTCAAGAATTTTACTCTGTTTGGTTTCTGAAAATACCAAAACAGAATGTAGACCAAGAACTTGGGACAAGTAGTTTAtgatatattcataaaaaaaaagttcCAATCAAATAAAAGTCATGAAATTAGCTTGATACTTTTGAGTTTGAGAACTTAGGATGGTAGTGATCCCCATTCATATGTGTATTTATAACCAATAGTCTTTGATAAGATGTATAGGACAGATATATCTATTGCATTGAAAGGAATGGTCAAGACTATAGAGAAAATTAGCTAGAAGGGGTCAAGTGAGGTATAGTCCTTGTGGAATCACATGGTATTGTCTAACCAAATTTGTAATAAGATGTCTTAGGCATGTCTAATATCTGAAGGGACACATTTTCATATCAAAATTAGAGTAGCCATAACCATTTAAAATCATTATCTTCTCTTCCAATCTTATTGATGCATAATAGGACATGTTATTATCTGCTAAAATTATGCTTATTGAAGGctatttttcattatttacaGGCTGTTTTTTGTCAACAAAATGTAGAGATATATTTTTCAATACCAATATCATTTGTCTTGCCACAAAAGTCACAGCCTCTTTCTACACAAATAAATCATAGCACTAACAAAATTTGGTAGAAAACAATGTAGATCATACTCTTTACCTTCTCTTTTAAGATACAAGAAATTGTTTGACAAAGTTGTAAATAGAAATTGCTCATTTGAATTTATATCTTAGGAAGAATTATGTCTTGGTGTGATATTTATGTTTTGCTTTCTATCTTcatctaaataaatatataaatataattgaaaTTTGTAACGGCCACAGAAgcctatgaataaataaatcataGCCTAAATGGTTGTTCAAAAGTGTTTATTTGTTTCATTTGTTCCGAAGAGTAATTTTTCTACTACTGGTTGTTCTCTTATCACTTTCTTTAAACATTGCTTTGTAAGTATGCTCCTACTAATTCTATGTTGGCATTGAAAACTTTTGTGTCCAATAATTTCTCTTGATTCTAATTAAGAAACAAGGTTCCATTCATATAAAATTCATGGAAGAAAATTTCCAATGAAATCTTTGATTAAACCATGAGAAATTTTGAATGATTTATATCTTCACTTAATTAGTTCTGTTTTGCTTAAAGCCAATTTTTATCAAATAATATCTCTTGTACCAGCTTCAAAATCCATTGACCTTTTATTTGATTACttagaattaatcatgaatgcaaCGAATGAATGTTGATCATAGAGCCATTTTAGATCCCTGATAAGCCCCTCAAAGAAAAACATTGATTCTAATGAATGTTTCTTTGATATTAGTGGTTCACTAAACATTTCATTACCTGAAATACTATCttaagtaaattatttataaCTGTATTAGTTTGTAAATTCTATTATCAAGACAGAGACCAAATAATATACCATGATAAGGATTCTATgtcatatttttatgaaaaaaattctAATACATTTTTTCTCTACAATTTCTTGCCCTTCTTTCCCTGCCCCACCACACCAACTCAGAACAATACAATTGCAATTAGATGTGTTAGGCATGTCCCATATCCACAGTGACACACATTTTCTTATCAAAACTAAAGTAACCCTTGCCTGAATGTTTTCTAGCAGTGTTCAcattttaaatcaaagttcaagaAGCTTAATAATCTCAACTCAAGTAATTAGGTCATTATTCCTTAAAAGGaaattatttcatcaaaatataccATAAGTGAATGAAACAGTACTAGAATTTTTTGGAATATATAACTTTAAATAAAGTGTAGTAAACTTCGGAAAGTAATGGAAGAGAACGTGAACACATAGCTCTCAAAATTAGTGGCTAGATCATTTTCTAAACCATTTTCTTTCAGGGTCATCTAAAGTGAATTTGATGTCTTTGAAACAAGATTACTTGGAATGGAGAATGTTACAATGTACCTACATTTGGACTACGTTTTTATTTCTTGACGGTGGAAGAGCTGTGCAGGTAATATTCTCCTTTGTGTCTTCTACCTCAACCACTTGAATCATATGGTTGAGGCCTAGTTGTAATCAACAGCTATTCTAGAGCTTGGATGTAAAATCATAATATCCAAATCTGCATTTTAGGTGCAGCCATGTTTTGAACCCTGTGATTGTTGTAGTGGGTGGCAAGTTTCTTGACAAAACAGTCTTCAAGATAACCCATAAATCTAAATACCACCATTCCAATGATTATATCCACATTATTATGCACTCTAAATATTAGTTGACCATTTGTTTAATTTGAGTGCAAGCTTTCTCCCTGGGCCTGTATATAAGTTGAAATTGTATTATGAATTTAGTTGGGAAATTATTTTAGAAATTCCATGTTTGAGAAACATACATATTTCTCTTTATAAGTCCTCTTAGAAGTATCATATTAGAATTACTTTAATTTGTAGATCATTTGTCACAATCTATTTGCATGTATCCACAGGGCGCTTTTGGAAAAAATGCTCTAGTTGGATTTGGTTTGACAACTTACACAATGCTTGGATTAGGAGTGGTAATATCTCTTTGAACCTTACCATAATGATTTTACTTTGGGTATTTGTCTCTATTAGTCTTTGAACAATACTCTACTTATTACAATTTAGCAGCTTAGTccctaaaattttaatattttagtaattaagTCCTTTTTACTaacaaaattgaattttttactGAATAAATTAGCAAGAATTATGCAGATTAAGAATTTATCTTTGACTTCTATCATTGTGCTTAGTTTATGCTTTGTATTCTTTGTGGTGTTTCATATATAATCTCAACAGAACAATACCTTCACTCTATTGTGACATTTTAATTAATACAAGGCAATTTGGTTctgtttttttcttttataaaagcCCTAGAATTACCACTTTAAGTAATTGCTGGTGTGATTCCATTATTACACTCGAATATTACAGGTGTGTAGATGTGACTGGAGCTTACAGTGCTCTAAAGACGGAGCTTAACATAAGCTTGACAGCAACAGGCCTTTTGTGGACTACAACTGGCTTTATTGCAAAGAGGATTACACATGGACCTGTGGAAGAAAGGGAAACAAGAAAGGGAAACAGGTATATGACGAGTGcacaacaaatggactcacaacaaagacaagtgcacaaaggatgatgaattgaaggatggagcaagtttcgtgcatggtttacttttgtgtatcttgtaattttttgtttttcatttttgaagtaaaaaatgttcaagattataatactttattatgttatgctttcaaatttaagttagaactaagatctcatgaaatagacacatttagagtttgaattagttattgtttaatgtaatacttatggtttatcaatctattgagaattatattttatgattaattttgatttttttttatcaaaatacaataatgaatcttttaattaaacaaaaaacttataagtaccattatcacaataaaaaaccttaatatgttatgatttagaaacatattataagcgtaaaaaattgttatggtttatataatataacaaactaaaaatgttatcaaaataatcaaatgtaacagttgaaaagtgttatgaaaaaagtacaagattaaatttcaaatttataaccaaaaactctatctaaatgttattatttcaatattatagcatctaaaaatgtgttattgaatagtttaagataacaccgaacataacattcaaaaactgttatagaaaagactggacttttaataacaggggctatgttagcattttcagaagtgctatcaatagtcccagatagcagtttttaagtgttatgaatactgttttttcttgtagtgtaaaaCGATCATGCtagaaaaatgggtaaaacgagcattattcttttatggcgataattgcatgttttgtgtaactgttattatgtgtgcatggcccatgcacacatgagttgtatggaagggaaaaatagtaattttatgaacctaagaaatgttattttgattatgatataggctcgttgaaagattgtgaaatttcttagcttggacctgaggtaaggaagttagatagattctatgattttatgctatgaatagtaagactgttgtgtgaataaattattatgaattatgaatgtcataacgtgatgatatgttgcatgagatatgtgtatggatgttagatacatcaaaccagttacgatgtcagatacatcaaacagattacgatgttagatacatcaaacagattacgatgttagatacatcgaacgagttactaaggacattgagacgtaactcctagggcggacgcaacgaggttattcaaggaccagtgatctcctgtttacctcatagggtgacatggacaactagcgatccatactcatcatgtatgctgtatgtttgtgtatgatgatatgttacgattatgttatgatatgatgatatgttatgattatgttatgatatgatgatatgttacgattatgttatgatataccatgatgttttagatgaacgttagtgtttgtttttgttgtattcttacttgcttatttgtttgtacttccttactgggcttttagctcacccccttacttttcttccaggtagcaaataggatttctttatggcacgcgtggtgacgtgaggaattctttcatcatggggtgtatggcctggggtaatcctatggatggaaaaacgatcaacgtagaacgccatttaaattatgttttgtttttaagagactttcctaaattatcagtgggactcagttatttaatttttgatttctttgaaatttgcataaaaatctatgttttattttaaaacttatggcgccaacttgcatggttttaaacaagtccccctgagactttgataatgaatggtattcttttataaactatgttacgcgaatgttttgtaagtattagtctagggcgttctttacatacAGCTATGTTGAaaccattcaatacagtgccttaggtgtgattccatccctggcacccatccaatcaccattctatctctttataCAGATGTACCGCTTGACAAATTCCTTGGAAACTTATctggaaactcacaaactaatccaatCTATTTTGATCCCACTAGTACAACCTAGGTAGTGTCAATCACACTAGCTAAGGTTCTAAACATCCCCCTGCAGTAGGTCTCCGACTCTAAATACAAATGCCATATATACATCGCCAATTACTACAAGGGTTTCTCCCTTTTAAACTCAAGAATTACTATTCCTTCCTTACAATCCATCACCGTCCCCAACTTGACTAACCATTCCATATTCAAAATCCTTATGTTGTAGCTGTCTTCGAAGATACTTTAAGTAGTAGCTGATATGTTCCCCAGTCTTAATGTGCTTCTGATCAAATTTCTTCATACTTGATCTCTTCCCTTCTTGTAATATGACCTTGAGTACCATTGAAAAACGAAGTTAATACCTTCTAAAACCTTACCTATGACCCTGCTACTTCAGTCATAATATCATCAGTGTAGTAGTCGTTCACATTCTGATTCTAGCTGGGGAGTAGTTGAACACATCGCTAATGAACCTGAATATAACCCATTCATGGTGTTTCTGTATTCTCTGCTTGTCGGACATATCCATGTCATTGAAGTATAAAATGATTAGGAACCTTTACTATTAATCCATCACACCCACTCaatacaagtaataattcctgaaatgtctctttccttgatccttatctggtaataactagatcgatGGTCAACTCCAGAAGACATTGTCATGTCTTTTAACAGGGCGTTTAAACTCTTCATTCCTAGCAGACGCTATCAATGGGTCCCATGATACAATGCTCCGTCCAATCACCCATAAATCAAATACTTCTTTAGGTGAACCAGTAATTCCTTAAGCCAACTAATATAATTCTTCATAACGTCCCTGATACTGAATCCGCCCATGCCTAAGTTCTAAAGTGTACCCAACAATTCCTTGTATACTCAGTTGTATCCGTACTGACCAATTTAGTTTCCATTCAATCCAGTCAATATACTTCAAGAAATATCCCCGACAGTCCAGGGTTGTCCCTTATCCAACACATTAGCTTTCCTCAGGCCTATATCCAAGCTCTCATAAGACGAGCTCAACCAATTCCACTACGAACCCCTTTACCACTCGTATTCTAACTTTACCTTGTAAAATTTGCTAATCCTTCCTCAacaagtactcatatctcaggcCCCTCGTATAACAACCTTGCAGTATGTACCTCATATCTAGATTTTCTGGGTGACACGCAACacttgaacttttttttttccagCTCATTATCTAACCAAAAACAAAGACTATCAAGTCCATTGGTCACttccgaggaactagtctcgggcTCTGAATGTAACAAGGCATCCCAGTCTTGATGGCCAACCTGTGAACTAGACCCCCTTCCTGTCAAgaccaggagccatagaactaTCAAAGGGTTTTCCTTTTTCTGATCATTGAGTAGCCACCCTTACTAACTTCCACGAACGAGAATATCATCACCTGTATTCcttatatcttaaataacatggccTTCTCTACTGCCCAAGCACAGATAACCATCTCATGCACTGGAGCGGCCTTGACTCTCTGACCCATCTCAGAGTTTAACTTATAAATGAATCATTATCTCTGGCTACATCCATTTGTATCATAATCCAAAGTGGATTGATCAACCCACCAAACTCATTAATACATACTGTTGCTATCTCACCACTTTCgacatccttctgccacaaatgCCTAATACAACTACTCTGTCTCAATCTTTCCTCCTCATACTATCAAGAACGGGATTAGCTATACCCATTTGCTGACCAATTCCTggacaaacccaaaccttcctcaaaactagaggataatgcttccaAAGCCTTCCATAAAATAATTCTTATATGTTTCCCCCTTGGTTTAACCAACACTATTGTTCCACGATCATGGTATACAAAGCACCTTGTTCCCCCAATAAACCTGCTGTTTCGTCCATCTAATCTcctctatcagacctcacagcctgaTTCGCCcatcagcaaacatctgctgcgaatctcaggggcagatggaggattccaaccctaacTATCATTTTCAACCCTTACTAAAACAAAACTAGGTCCAATTAACCATTTTGAGCACATACAATCTGAATTAATCTGTCTTCGCTGACTAAACCCCTTAGCCCTGATGTTTATACCTAGAACCATCCCAAGGGCAAATCCAAATAACCATAATAAGCATGCACACATAGAGCATACCAAACACCCGTATACAATACTATGCATAAATTATCAGATGTCATTACCAGATACATTCATACTTACTATGCTTTCCATATACCGATAAATAGGTATAGCAtgtaagttcaatttaaacatataatcacctGCAATCCATATACCAATCATTATCCAAGTACTCATTcacatgcaagagcaatgctaattagcacgcctcaatatcaccacacagcagtcaagggccaggccctatcaatatctcatgctccctattaatcataccaattaatacacttatatttcattcaaacacttaagcatataatttcatgtattcaattacaaacccttgagtcgagcttgtctttggcggcgagtgtacatgtccagccagtcttcaggaacccataaacctagaccgctctaataccaagttgtaacgcccttggtaaccaagaccgttacactgtgtgtttaaaatagtgctagacttgctaatcaagtcatttaaacaaaatgtgaatctaacgtcattaatggattaggaataaaagattttggtcataaacaggttattttcattaaaaatgacagtttaatacatggaaactcaaaacagggtttagatgacatatttacaaaaattccagaagttgtaaacaaatcaagccactctaatggcaaaatacacaatttacgtttccgtccctgtacaaaccctcaaccatggcggccgagcaactgacattgtacacctcgcccccagagctctccaactcatggttgaatctacatacccttgcctttacctgcaccacgtagcacccgtgagccgaggcccagcaagaaaacataataacatagcatgattaatatcaataaccaaatatttcACAAAGCATACCCAAGTATTCAGCAATTCATAATATTCACCTATACAGTGATAACTATCAACAAATTAACAATTTTTCATCCAGATAATCGTCatttcatatttattaaattaacaaTGATGATCACATTCATCACACCAtattcagggtcgacacccttaggccgcaccctctgtttaacccactgtcttcggctcacttaggttgTCCGTAGTGTTatactcactgactccgaccaacttaaccgagctcagtgattaataagctgtcctcagctactagtggctgagccatgccctgtgcacaaatattgattctgacactcttaggtcggttatcacatgtctcatggcataataccatctcatgacatgatatacaaatatagggagctcttagtcccatcatttccacatggttcatcacaatcacctaacaatgcatacaaatatagggaacacttagtcccaacctaaccacataaccgggtgcagttttcttacctcttgttcgagcgagaaattcgttacgaacgacccttgagaacgatcgatcctttgatcccttagccattacctagtcataaccaaatatggaatccaattaatgaagatATCAATAActgggtcttaacctaaacctcactcccgagaccccgaattgtacccaaacggtgagtagattcgatcccaagccttaaggattgaaaccctgagccaaaaacccttaaaaacacccaaaatatgcatatgagaaaatagggtagcgccacagcgctacccccctagcgccccaacgctacaaCTAGGGACATTTTTCCCtggatagcgctgtagcgctaccctctgggcgctacagcgctaggaccaggcagacaaggccctggttcttcctcctacgaatcctccatttccaacctgattcaaaagcttccaaacaccatttaaaccccaAATTGAACCCAGataccatatatactagtcctaggcatcataacctaaccaagctttgccaaaaaccccattgaatgctcaactttcaaacccaaaatctcaactgaacTCACTAATAAAACAGAGaagaaaaccagagttctaatggttagaatcttacctcaaggtTGGTATGAAatcctcttcaatgatggaacaataccctagatcctcaacacttggttccccagcttaattcctcaaaagaagcttcaacaTTGAAGAAGAAAATGAGAAGAAATGGCAGTCGGTTAAAGCAAGAGGAGGTGCTCTGTTTTCTTAAATCTTCTATAGCTTTCTAGTTTTAAGAATTGACATATATCCTTaaaggtaaa
It encodes the following:
- the LOC133801148 gene encoding uncharacterized protein LOC133801148 isoform X1 produces the protein MVVEVSTSVMLKVFLMFSRMTLFLILCAGMHLDSDLVMLSLKEIGKLKAASKRRGKILGVQAISHERLLLLFAFCKRCVDVTGAYSALKTELNISLTATGLLWTTTGFIAKRITHGPVEERETRKGNRYMTSAQQMDSQQRQVHKG
- the LOC133801148 gene encoding uncharacterized protein LOC133801148 isoform X2, with translation MHLDSDLVMLSLKEIGKLKAASKRRGKILGVQAISHERLLLLFAFCKRCVDVTGAYSALKTELNISLTATGLLWTTTGFIAKRITHGPVEERETRKGNRYMTSAQQMDSQQRQVHKG